One region of Sphingomonas abietis genomic DNA includes:
- a CDS encoding DUF3576 domain-containing protein, with translation MQLTARTLRPVSGAFAFALLLGGCAHHKDKALSVDLAASKVTQIGVNAYLWRAALDTVSFMPLTQVDSNGGVIVTDWYANPSSPNERMKLTVSILDQDLRADAVRVAASREVAANGGWVEQPVAAETVQKLEEVILQRARDLRRGAVTG, from the coding sequence ATGCAGCTCACCGCCCGCACCCTGCGCCCCGTTTCCGGCGCATTCGCCTTTGCCCTGCTGCTCGGCGGCTGCGCGCACCACAAGGACAAGGCCCTGTCCGTCGATCTGGCCGCCTCCAAGGTCACCCAGATCGGCGTCAACGCCTATCTGTGGCGCGCCGCGCTCGATACCGTTTCGTTCATGCCGCTGACCCAGGTCGATTCCAACGGCGGCGTGATCGTCACCGACTGGTATGCCAATCCGTCGAGCCCGAACGAGCGTATGAAGCTCACCGTCTCGATCCTCGATCAGGATCTGCGCGCCGATGCCGTCCGCGTCGCCGCCTCGCGCGAAGTGGCCGCCAATGGCGGCTGGGTCGAGCAGCCGGTCGCCGCCGAGACGGTGCAGAAGCTGGAAGAGGTGATCCTGCAACGGGCCCGCGATCTGCGCCGTGGCGCCGTCACGGGCTGA
- a CDS encoding thiamine phosphate synthase has translation MPLRQARPLPTVLLMTDERMGDALWDALARVPRGAGVVFRHRSLVPAERRALYDRVRAVARRRQLRLILAGSPRQAIAWRADGVHGRSPHRASRPLLRSAPAHDGIELRAAHHADLILVSPVYPTRSHPGAPTLGLVRLGLLIGRDRSGIVALGGMNDARARSLRRLGVRRWAGIDGWSGGGVIRT, from the coding sequence ATGCCGCTCCGCCAAGCCCGCCCGCTGCCGACCGTCCTGCTGATGACCGACGAGCGCATGGGCGACGCGCTGTGGGACGCGCTGGCGCGTGTGCCGCGCGGCGCCGGGGTGGTGTTCCGCCACAGATCGCTGGTCCCTGCCGAGCGCCGCGCCCTTTACGATCGGGTCCGCGCGGTGGCGCGACGGCGGCAGCTGAGGCTGATCCTCGCCGGTTCGCCCCGACAGGCGATCGCGTGGAGGGCGGACGGCGTCCATGGCCGGTCGCCGCACCGGGCTTCGCGTCCCCTGCTCCGCTCGGCGCCGGCGCATGACGGGATCGAGTTGCGGGCAGCGCACCATGCCGATCTGATCCTCGTCTCGCCGGTCTATCCGACGCGATCGCATCCGGGTGCGCCGACGCTCGGCCTGGTTCGGCTGGGATTGCTGATCGGGCGCGATCGGAGCGGCATCGTCGCCCTCGGCGGCATGAACGACGCGCGCGCGCGATCGCTTCGGCGGCTGGGGGTCAGGCGTTGGGCGGGGATCGACGGGTGGAGCGGCGGCGGCGTGATCAGAACTTGA
- a CDS encoding YggS family pyridoxal phosphate-dependent enzyme, producing the protein MSQTEISPIDTSNAGARLVAVQDHIARSAALAGRRGADVTLIAISKTVAAEGIVPLLEAGQRVFGENRVQEAEAKWPALRAAWPDVTLHLVGQLQSNKAADAVALFDAIHGVDRSSLVQALGKAMAAAGRRPDCFLQVNIGAEEQKGGCAIADLPALLAEGRAAGLPIVGLMAVPPAGVESAPYFALLAKLAKAHGLPRLSMGMSGDYETAVLLGATEVRIGAALFGSRG; encoded by the coding sequence ATGTCCCAAACCGAAATCTCGCCGATCGATACGTCCAACGCCGGCGCGCGGCTGGTCGCCGTGCAGGATCACATCGCACGTTCCGCCGCCCTCGCGGGCCGGCGCGGTGCCGACGTGACGCTCATCGCCATCTCCAAGACGGTCGCGGCGGAGGGCATCGTCCCGCTGCTCGAAGCCGGGCAGCGGGTATTCGGCGAAAATCGCGTGCAGGAGGCCGAGGCCAAATGGCCGGCGCTGCGCGCCGCCTGGCCGGACGTCACGCTGCATCTCGTCGGCCAGCTCCAGTCCAACAAGGCGGCGGATGCGGTGGCGCTGTTCGATGCGATCCATGGCGTCGATCGCTCGTCGCTGGTCCAGGCGCTCGGCAAGGCGATGGCGGCGGCCGGGCGACGGCCGGATTGCTTCCTCCAGGTCAATATCGGTGCCGAAGAGCAGAAGGGCGGCTGCGCGATCGCCGATCTGCCGGCGTTGCTCGCCGAAGGCCGCGCCGCGGGCCTGCCGATCGTCGGGCTGATGGCGGTACCGCCGGCCGGCGTGGAATCCGCGCCCTATTTCGCGCTGCTCGCCAAGCTGGCGAAGGCGCATGGCCTGCCCCGGCTCAGCATGGGCATGTCGGGCGATTACGAGACGGCGGTGCTGCTCGGCGCGACCGAGGTCCGCATCGGCGCCGCGCTGTTCGGATCGCGCGGCTAG
- a CDS encoding YjbE family putative metal transport protein (Members of this highly hydrophobic protein family,regularly are found preceded by the yybP-ykoY manganese riboswitch (see RF00080). A metal cation transport function is proposed.) — protein MIGYFADIFTAGGLAALAQVLAIDLMLAGDNVVVLGTLAAGLPADQRRRILGIGVGIALACLILFALVATQLLKVVGLLLAGGLLLLWVAWKLFRELRESDQAAPAAGGLAPPPRSFGRAVVQVALADLSMSLDNVLAVAGAARAHPAVLFIGLATSVTLMAVAANLIARFIEKHRWIAYVGLCVILWVAGRMIWQGMVDPDIGLLGVF, from the coding sequence GTGATCGGGTATTTCGCCGACATCTTTACCGCCGGCGGCCTCGCGGCGCTGGCGCAGGTGCTGGCGATCGACCTGATGCTGGCGGGCGACAATGTCGTCGTGCTGGGCACGCTGGCCGCCGGGCTACCCGCCGATCAGCGCCGCCGTATCCTCGGCATCGGGGTCGGCATCGCGCTCGCCTGCCTGATCCTGTTCGCGCTGGTCGCGACCCAGCTGCTCAAGGTGGTGGGGCTGTTGCTCGCCGGCGGGCTGCTGCTGCTGTGGGTGGCATGGAAGCTGTTCCGTGAGCTGCGCGAAAGCGATCAGGCGGCACCGGCGGCGGGCGGGCTGGCCCCACCGCCGCGCAGCTTCGGCCGCGCGGTCGTCCAGGTGGCGCTCGCCGACCTGTCGATGAGCCTCGACAATGTGCTGGCGGTGGCGGGTGCGGCGCGCGCCCATCCGGCGGTGCTGTTCATCGGCCTGGCGACATCGGTGACGCTGATGGCGGTCGCCGCCAACCTCATCGCGCGCTTCATCGAGAAGCATCGCTGGATCGCCTATGTCGGCCTCTGCGTGATCCTGTGGGTCGCCGGCCGGATGATCTGGCAGGGCATGGTCGATCCGGACATCGGCCTGCTCGGCGTCTTCTAG
- the rho gene encoding transcription termination factor Rho: protein MHLKDLKKTAPADLVSMAEELGVEGASTLRKQDLMFAILKEQAEQGDMIMGEGTIEVLPDGFGFLRSPQANYLAGPDDIYVSPNQVRKFGLRTGDTVEGEIRGPKDGERYFALTRLVSINFDDPDVVRHRVNFDNLTPLYPERKLSLDTLDPTVKDKSARVIDIVSPQGKGQRTLIVAPPRVGKTVMLQNIAKAITDNHPEVFLIVLLIDERPEEVTDMQRSVKGEVVSSTFDEPATRHVQVAEMVIEKAKRLVEHKKDVVILLDSITRLGRAYNTVVPSSGKVLTGGVDANALQRPKRFFGAARNIEEGGSLSIIATALIDTGSRMDEVIFEEFKGTGNSEIILDRKVADKRIFPALDVGKSGTRKEELLVEKTKLSKMWVLRRILMQMGTTDAMEFLLDKMKDSKTNEDFFDSMNS, encoded by the coding sequence ATGCATCTCAAAGACCTCAAGAAGACCGCTCCCGCCGACCTCGTCAGCATGGCCGAAGAACTCGGCGTCGAGGGCGCGTCGACGCTGCGCAAGCAGGATCTGATGTTCGCCATCCTGAAGGAACAGGCCGAACAGGGCGACATGATCATGGGCGAAGGCACGATCGAGGTGCTGCCCGACGGCTTCGGCTTCCTGCGCAGCCCGCAAGCCAATTATCTCGCCGGCCCCGACGACATCTACGTCTCACCCAACCAGGTCCGCAAATTCGGCCTGCGCACCGGCGATACCGTGGAAGGCGAGATCCGCGGGCCCAAGGACGGCGAGCGCTATTTCGCGCTGACCCGTCTGGTCTCGATCAATTTCGACGATCCCGACGTCGTGCGCCATCGCGTCAATTTCGACAATCTCACCCCGCTCTACCCCGAGCGCAAGCTGAGCCTCGACACGCTCGACCCGACGGTCAAGGACAAGTCGGCCCGCGTGATCGACATCGTCAGCCCGCAGGGCAAGGGCCAGCGCACCCTGATCGTCGCCCCGCCGCGGGTCGGCAAGACGGTGATGCTCCAGAACATCGCCAAGGCGATCACCGACAACCATCCCGAGGTGTTCCTGATCGTGCTGCTCATCGACGAGCGGCCCGAGGAAGTTACCGACATGCAGCGTTCGGTGAAGGGCGAGGTCGTCTCCTCGACCTTCGACGAGCCCGCCACCCGCCACGTCCAGGTCGCCGAGATGGTGATCGAGAAGGCCAAGCGGCTGGTCGAGCACAAGAAGGACGTGGTGATCCTGCTCGATTCGATCACCCGTCTCGGCCGCGCCTACAACACCGTCGTCCCGTCCTCGGGCAAGGTGCTGACCGGCGGCGTCGATGCCAATGCGCTCCAGCGCCCGAAGCGTTTCTTCGGCGCGGCGCGCAACATCGAGGAAGGCGGCTCGCTCTCGATCATCGCCACCGCGCTGATCGACACCGGCAGCCGCATGGACGAGGTGATCTTCGAAGAGTTCAAGGGCACCGGCAACTCCGAGATCATCCTCGACCGCAAGGTCGCCGACAAGCGCATCTTCCCGGCGCTTGACGTCGGCAAGTCGGGCACCCGCAAGGAAGAGCTGCTGGTCGAGAAGACCAAGCTCTCCAAGATGTGGGTGCTGCGCCGCATTCTCATGCAGATGGGCACCACCGACGCGATGGAGTTCCTGCTCGACAAGATGAAGGACTCCAAGACCAACGAGGATTTCTTCGACTCGATGAACTCCTAA
- a CDS encoding CopD family protein, whose product MDGMIGWLGEAYPWVKAAHLIVVIFWIAGLFMLPRFLIYQTQTAAGSAEDLAWVARIARLRRIILNPSMILVWLLGLSLAFDIGAFDQPWFHAKLLLVLLLSGYHGWAVGTAKKIARGHRPASETALRWMNEIPGIATILIVILVVVKPF is encoded by the coding sequence ATGGACGGCATGATCGGCTGGCTGGGCGAGGCCTATCCCTGGGTGAAGGCGGCGCACCTGATCGTCGTGATCTTCTGGATCGCGGGGCTGTTCATGCTGCCGCGCTTCCTGATCTACCAGACCCAGACGGCAGCGGGATCGGCCGAGGATCTCGCCTGGGTGGCGCGGATCGCCCGGCTGCGCCGGATCATCCTCAATCCGTCGATGATCCTGGTCTGGCTGCTCGGCCTGTCGCTCGCCTTCGATATCGGAGCGTTCGACCAGCCCTGGTTCCACGCCAAGCTGCTGCTGGTGCTGCTGCTGTCGGGCTATCATGGCTGGGCGGTCGGAACGGCGAAGAAGATCGCTAGGGGCCATCGCCCCGCCAGCGAGACGGCGCTGCGCTGGATGAACGAGATTCCCGGCATCGCCACGATCCTGATCGTCATCCTGGTCGTCGTGAAACCGTTCTGA
- the hemE gene encoding uroporphyrinogen decarboxylase: MGSPVGQSPDRPLLAVLRGERRDPPPVWLMRQAGRYLPEYRELRASKGGFLELCYDPESAAEVTLQPIRRFGFDGAILFSDILVIPHALGQELSFTAGEGPRLAPPLKNAALEGLQPAPERLDPIYATVHRVAAALPPETTFLGFAGAPWTVATYMVAGEGSKDHADARTMAYRDPEAFARLIERIVEATVDYLDGQINAGVHAVQLFESWAGSLAPDQFERWVIGPTRAIVRAIKARHPDVPVIGFPKGAGGKLRDYADGTMIDAIGIDETVDPLWADAVLPPMLPVQGNLDPLALLAGGEALDNAVSRIRQAFAGRPHVFNLGHGILPQVPIAHVERLLELVRA, encoded by the coding sequence ATGGGTTCTCCCGTCGGACAGAGTCCCGACCGCCCGCTGCTCGCGGTGCTGCGCGGCGAGCGACGCGATCCGCCGCCGGTCTGGCTGATGCGGCAGGCCGGGCGCTATCTGCCCGAATATCGCGAACTTCGCGCATCCAAGGGCGGATTCCTCGAACTCTGCTACGATCCCGAGTCCGCTGCCGAGGTGACGCTCCAGCCGATCCGTCGCTTCGGCTTCGATGGCGCGATCCTGTTTTCGGACATATTGGTGATCCCGCACGCGCTCGGCCAGGAACTGAGTTTCACCGCCGGCGAAGGCCCAAGGCTCGCCCCTCCGCTCAAGAATGCCGCGCTGGAGGGCCTGCAGCCGGCCCCTGAGCGCCTCGACCCGATCTACGCGACCGTGCACCGGGTCGCCGCCGCTTTGCCGCCTGAGACCACCTTCCTGGGCTTTGCCGGCGCGCCGTGGACGGTCGCGACCTACATGGTCGCCGGCGAAGGATCGAAGGACCATGCCGACGCCCGGACCATGGCCTATCGCGATCCCGAAGCCTTCGCCCGGCTGATCGAGCGGATCGTCGAGGCGACGGTCGATTATCTGGACGGCCAGATCAACGCCGGCGTCCATGCCGTCCAGCTGTTCGAAAGCTGGGCGGGCAGCCTCGCGCCGGACCAGTTCGAGCGCTGGGTGATCGGGCCGACACGCGCCATCGTCCGCGCCATCAAGGCCCGGCACCCGGATGTGCCGGTGATCGGCTTTCCGAAGGGGGCCGGTGGCAAGCTGCGGGATTATGCGGACGGCACGATGATCGATGCGATCGGCATCGACGAGACGGTCGATCCGCTATGGGCCGATGCGGTGCTGCCGCCGATGCTGCCGGTGCAGGGTAATCTCGATCCGCTGGCGCTGCTCGCCGGCGGCGAGGCGCTGGACAATGCGGTGTCCCGCATCCGCCAGGCTTTCGCTGGGCGGCCGCATGTGTTCAACCTCGGCCACGGCATATTGCCGCAAGTGCCGATCGCGCATGTCGAGCGGCTGCTGGAACTGGTGAGGGCATGA
- a CDS encoding pyruvate, water dikinase regulatory protein — translation MTRLHLHLLSDSTGETLENVAKAGLAQFEGVEAVKHFWPMVRSEGHLDRVLMEIAGKPGLVIYTLVNSTVRKRLESRCHAMGLHAVSALDPVIDALSRLLGKETITRPGMQHTLDAAYFDRVEAIHYTIAHDDGIESDDWEEADIVLAGVSRSSKTPTSIYLANRGFRVANIPLVVESPPPPILFKLVRPLVVGLTTNADRLIQIRRNRLLSLNEKAETAYVDQDRVNRELAYARRLFSDHGWPVIDVTRRSIEETAAAIINLVIERRETLPARA, via the coding sequence ATGACCCGCCTGCACCTCCACCTTCTGTCCGATTCCACCGGCGAGACGCTGGAGAATGTCGCCAAGGCCGGCCTCGCCCAGTTCGAGGGGGTCGAGGCGGTCAAGCATTTCTGGCCGATGGTGCGTTCGGAAGGCCATCTCGATCGCGTGCTGATGGAGATCGCCGGCAAGCCCGGCCTGGTCATCTATACATTGGTCAATTCGACGGTGCGCAAGCGGCTGGAATCGCGCTGCCATGCGATGGGGCTGCACGCCGTCTCCGCGCTCGATCCGGTGATCGACGCCTTGTCCCGCCTGCTCGGCAAGGAAACGATCACCCGGCCGGGGATGCAGCATACCCTGGACGCCGCCTATTTCGATCGGGTCGAGGCGATCCACTATACCATCGCCCATGATGACGGCATCGAGTCCGACGATTGGGAGGAGGCCGATATCGTGCTGGCGGGGGTCTCGCGATCGTCGAAGACGCCGACCTCCATCTATCTCGCCAATCGCGGCTTCCGGGTGGCGAACATCCCGCTGGTGGTGGAAAGCCCGCCGCCGCCGATCCTGTTCAAGCTGGTCCGGCCGCTGGTCGTCGGCCTCACCACCAATGCCGACCGACTGATCCAGATCCGTCGCAACCGGCTGCTCTCCCTCAATGAAAAGGCCGAGACCGCCTATGTCGATCAGGATCGCGTCAATCGCGAGCTCGCTTATGCCCGCCGCCTCTTTTCCGATCATGGCTGGCCGGTGATCGACGTCACCCGCCGATCGATCGAGGAAACTGCGGCCGCGATCATCAATCTCGTCATCGAGCGGCGCGAAACGCTGCCGGCGCGCGCATGA
- a CDS encoding Maf family protein → MIVLASGSASRRAMLEAASVPFEVVRPQVDEDAAKDALKAEGIGARGLADALAELKAVAVSRRMPGRTVIGSDSIVALGAHESGGGLMLDKPDTRARAAEQLRMMRGGHHRLVSAVVGARDGVAVWRHVDSAKLHVRKFSDAFLDTYIEAEWPAIAGCVGCFRIEGPGVQLFSSLEGSQFTILGMPLLPLLGWLRDIGEMPA, encoded by the coding sequence ATGATCGTACTGGCATCGGGCAGCGCATCGCGGCGGGCGATGCTGGAGGCGGCGTCCGTACCGTTCGAGGTGGTGCGCCCGCAGGTGGACGAGGATGCCGCCAAGGATGCGCTCAAGGCCGAAGGGATCGGCGCGCGCGGGCTCGCCGATGCGCTGGCCGAGCTGAAGGCGGTGGCGGTGTCGCGGCGGATGCCGGGGCGGACGGTGATCGGCAGCGATTCGATCGTGGCGCTCGGTGCCCATGAATCGGGCGGAGGCCTCATGCTCGACAAGCCCGACACGCGGGCGCGCGCCGCCGAACAGCTGCGGATGATGCGCGGCGGCCACCACCGGCTGGTCAGCGCGGTGGTCGGCGCCCGCGACGGCGTGGCGGTGTGGCGCCATGTCGACAGCGCCAAACTCCATGTCCGCAAATTTTCGGATGCCTTCCTCGACACCTATATCGAGGCGGAATGGCCGGCGATCGCCGGCTGCGTCGGCTGCTTCCGGATCGAGGGGCCTGGCGTCCAGCTGTTTTCCAGCCTGGAGGGCAGCCAGTTCACCATTCTCGGCATGCCGCTGCTGCCTTTGCTGGGGTGGCTGCGCGACATTGGCGAGATGCCGGCATGA
- the aroE gene encoding shikimate dehydrogenase: MSTPFAEVIGDPIAQSKSPLIHRFWLEALSLPGDYRHAHVKADDLPAYLAARCANEDWRGCNVTMPHKQAVIPLLDRLDRSARRIGAVNTIVREEDGSLSGHNTDAAGFLEPLRPLLRRQHLFRMARILGSGGAARAIVSALADEGFTLVLAARDTGKAEALLAELAPGEHHVARLDHFATSTDFAFDDRAGCLDLIVNATALGMTGQSPLAFDLSHAPPGSIVYDIVTAPLETDFLKVARAGGLRTVDGLEMLVGQAAEAFRLFFGAEPPRERDAELRAKLVA; this comes from the coding sequence ATGAGCACGCCCTTTGCAGAGGTGATCGGCGATCCGATCGCCCAATCGAAATCGCCGCTGATCCATCGCTTCTGGCTGGAGGCCCTGTCGCTGCCGGGCGATTATCGCCACGCGCATGTGAAAGCGGACGATCTTCCGGCCTATCTTGCCGCGCGCTGCGCGAACGAGGATTGGCGCGGCTGCAACGTCACCATGCCGCACAAGCAGGCGGTGATCCCCTTGCTCGATCGGCTCGACCGTTCGGCGCGGCGGATCGGTGCGGTCAACACCATCGTCCGCGAGGAGGATGGCTCGCTTTCCGGCCACAACACCGACGCGGCCGGATTCCTCGAACCGCTGCGGCCATTGCTGCGCCGGCAGCATCTGTTCCGCATGGCGCGGATTCTCGGCAGTGGCGGCGCTGCGCGCGCGATCGTCTCGGCACTGGCGGACGAGGGCTTCACGCTGGTCCTGGCGGCGCGCGACACCGGCAAGGCCGAGGCCTTGCTGGCTGAGCTGGCACCCGGCGAACATCATGTCGCGCGGCTCGATCATTTCGCGACATCCACCGATTTCGCGTTCGACGATCGCGCCGGCTGCCTCGATCTGATCGTCAACGCCACCGCGCTCGGCATGACCGGGCAGTCGCCGCTCGCCTTTGACCTCAGCCATGCCCCACCCGGCAGCATCGTCTATGACATCGTGACGGCACCGCTGGAGACCGATTTCCTGAAGGTGGCCCGCGCGGGCGGGCTGCGCACGGTCGATGGGCTGGAGATGCTGGTCGGGCAGGCGGCCGAGGCGTTCCGGCTGTTCTTCGGCGCCGAGCCGCCGCGCGAACGCGACGCCGAGTTGCGGGCGAAGCTGGTCGCATGA
- the coaE gene encoding dephospho-CoA kinase (Dephospho-CoA kinase (CoaE) performs the final step in coenzyme A biosynthesis.): protein MILLGLTGSIGMGKSTVAAMLRSAGVPVFDADAAVHRLQGPDGPLLPAIEQAFPGSTGPGGVDRAALGRAVFGDSAALRRLEAIVHPAVRAERAAFLRRHRAHRIVIDDVPLLFETRAERRVDGVIVVSAPAWMQRRRVLARPGMSGAKFAQILARQMPDAEKRRRADFVIPTGRTRAETRRKVKILLACLRARGIRYCRSCVRSSSTPKQPG from the coding sequence ATGATCCTGCTGGGCCTGACCGGATCGATCGGCATGGGCAAATCGACGGTGGCGGCGATGCTCCGATCCGCCGGCGTGCCGGTGTTCGATGCCGATGCCGCGGTCCATCGCCTCCAGGGGCCGGATGGACCGTTGCTCCCTGCGATCGAGCAGGCCTTTCCCGGCAGCACCGGCCCCGGCGGTGTCGACCGGGCGGCGCTCGGCCGCGCGGTGTTCGGCGACAGCGCGGCACTTCGCCGGCTGGAGGCGATCGTCCATCCCGCCGTCCGGGCCGAGCGCGCGGCCTTCCTCCGTCGTCATCGCGCCCATCGGATCGTGATCGACGATGTGCCGCTGCTGTTCGAAACCCGTGCCGAGCGCCGGGTCGATGGTGTCATCGTCGTCTCGGCACCGGCGTGGATGCAGCGCCGCCGGGTTCTGGCGCGGCCGGGCATGAGCGGGGCGAAGTTCGCGCAGATTCTCGCCCGCCAGATGCCCGACGCGGAAAAGCGCCGCCGCGCCGACTTCGTGATCCCGACGGGGCGGACTCGCGCCGAAACCCGCAGGAAAGTGAAGATTCTCCTCGCTTGCCTCCGGGCGCGGGGCATCCGATATTGTCGTTCATGCGTGAGATCGTCTTCGACACCGAAACAACCGGGCTGA